One Ignavibacteria bacterium genomic window carries:
- a CDS encoding glycosyltransferase family 87 protein produces the protein MNRYAKIILSILFLLSLANLSWNVYNISKQSLQMDFTAYYTAGEVQKAGKSIYENQIISDWNLWDGVSVFKHSRFLYPPSVAYIFEVFTLFDYKTAKTLWNILNVVFCFLSVWVLISTFNLKKDKTSLLVYGILLLNFFPIYTMIERGQISGLALLLICFSIKFSYYDNKNILGGIFFALATFIKFNLILALPFFIVMRKWKFTKYYLASMAGLIFLTVLLNGKDATYNYFVNELPRITEYSESGTDEMKIPSEVLSTYFQMAPEALSFKDKVLYKTEYLSFNSKASLVWAMQGIGITLNSKLLSPIIYIILFILSFNVLRNNKQNNYIEFIKWQLILLIILLSSTFTWVMNLVWLIPVILIIINADFKNKESRYLIGFIAVGFVLSALPDNLWRIDKSPFESFYKLKYVISEVIIFVSLLWLIKKSSQLKSAASS, from the coding sequence ATGAATCGCTACGCAAAAATAATTTTATCAATTCTTTTTCTTCTTTCTCTCGCTAATCTCTCATGGAATGTTTATAACATAAGCAAACAAAGTCTGCAGATGGATTTTACTGCTTATTATACTGCAGGTGAAGTTCAAAAAGCCGGGAAAAGCATTTACGAAAACCAGATTATAAGCGACTGGAATTTGTGGGATGGCGTTTCGGTTTTTAAGCATAGCAGATTTTTATATCCACCGTCGGTGGCTTATATTTTTGAAGTATTTACACTATTTGATTACAAAACCGCGAAGACCCTATGGAATATTCTAAACGTTGTATTCTGTTTTTTATCTGTATGGGTGTTAATAAGCACATTTAACCTTAAAAAAGACAAAACTTCATTATTAGTTTATGGAATACTTCTGTTAAACTTCTTTCCGATTTACACAATGATTGAACGGGGACAGATAAGCGGATTGGCGTTGCTGTTAATTTGTTTTTCAATCAAGTTTTCGTATTACGATAATAAAAATATTTTAGGAGGAATATTTTTTGCTTTAGCTACATTCATAAAATTTAATTTAATCTTAGCATTGCCGTTTTTTATTGTGATGCGAAAATGGAAATTTACAAAATATTACCTTGCGAGCATGGCTGGATTAATTTTTCTAACTGTCTTGCTGAACGGCAAAGATGCGACATATAACTATTTTGTAAATGAGCTTCCTCGAATAACAGAATACAGTGAAAGCGGAACTGATGAAATGAAGATTCCTTCTGAAGTTCTTTCGACTTATTTCCAGATGGCACCCGAGGCATTGTCTTTCAAAGATAAAGTTTTATATAAGACAGAATACTTAAGTTTTAATTCAAAAGCTTCGCTTGTTTGGGCAATGCAGGGTATAGGAATAACATTAAATTCTAAACTTTTATCTCCAATAATTTATATAATTCTATTTATATTAAGTTTTAATGTTTTGCGCAATAATAAGCAAAATAATTACATCGAGTTTATTAAATGGCAGTTAATTTTATTGATTATTTTATTGAGCAGCACGTTCACTTGGGTGATGAATCTTGTGTGGTTGATTCCGGTGATACTTATAATTATAAATGCAGATTTTAAAAATAAAGAAAGTAGGTACTTAATCGGATTTATTGCAGTTGGATTTGTTTTATCTGCATTACCTGATAATTTATGGAGAATTGATAAAAGTCCGTTTGAAAGTTTTTATAAATTGAAATATGTTATTTCGGAAGTTATAATTTTTGTTTCACTTCTTTGGTTGATTAAGAAATCTTCCCAACTCAAATCTGCTGCTTCTTCTTAA
- the purE gene encoding 5-(carboxyamino)imidazole ribonucleotide mutase: MAKQKPIVGIIMGSDSDMPVMQQAADVLKEFGVSYEMKITSAHRTPQLMAEYSSEAYKNGIKVIIAGAGGSAHLPGMSAAYSPVPVIGVPIETKALKGLDSLLSIVQMPYGVPVATVAINNAKNAALLAVEILSTSDEKLLKKVVAFKERIKKESLLKNKKIKKKQQI; encoded by the coding sequence ATGGCAAAACAAAAACCTATTGTGGGAATAATCATGGGCTCTGATTCAGATATGCCTGTTATGCAGCAAGCAGCAGATGTGCTGAAAGAATTTGGAGTATCTTATGAAATGAAAATTACATCTGCCCACAGAACGCCTCAGTTAATGGCAGAGTATTCATCGGAAGCATATAAGAACGGAATAAAAGTAATAATTGCAGGCGCAGGCGGTTCGGCGCATCTGCCCGGAATGAGCGCAGCTTATTCTCCGGTTCCGGTTATTGGTGTCCCGATTGAAACCAAAGCTTTGAAAGGTTTAGACTCACTTCTTTCAATTGTGCAAATGCCTTATGGCGTACCAGTTGCAACGGTAGCAATTAACAACGCCAAGAATGCAGCGCTTCTTGCAGTAGAAATTCTTTCAACATCAGATGAAAAACTTTTGAAAAAAGTAGTTGCCTTCAAAGAAAGAATCAAGAAAGAGTCGTTACTCAAAAATAAAAAGATTAAGAAGAAGCAGCAGATTTGA
- a CDS encoding PP2C family protein-serine/threonine phosphatase has protein sequence MVSYSIDKYLDLPKNKAYTIILDEKNLRVLRVFLWFLIVAFIVILAIGVGEGRHIWYIYVPVMSLNILFLVLLKIFYKKIFNIENIRKYLFIFLLIQFVFIQSGNFINYFYPPPKQEMVPAPERARSDVKKEGITVKTSSDNTDYFSGSIIILCFYIVFFRFTRNEYLILYSIAALGPLILDLIFYRSLDVDELVPGVSITAMFLVISILVERKRYRDFSNEFDYQHKKNFETIRMRKELASAREIQLSMLPRNNHKTNEFEIAGISIPATEVGGDYFDYFEISDTKIGLFICDVSGHGVASGLLLSGLRSCMHMILEDTSEPRVVMEKLNRMMRKTQNRKMFVTAVFAVIDIANNKCEIFNAGHLPPYKISGTTNEIFKIKKHSITLGAMDSIFENGADKEVKFDFNKNDKLILYTDGVNEAMNTQKNEYGFDNIEKILYANTDKSANQLLNILTKDVERFTDGSIQRDDLTILIIGRN, from the coding sequence TTGGTATCATATAGCATTGATAAATATTTAGACTTACCCAAGAACAAAGCTTATACTATTATTCTTGACGAAAAAAACCTGAGAGTCCTGAGGGTATTCCTTTGGTTTCTGATAGTAGCATTTATTGTTATTTTGGCTATTGGTGTCGGCGAAGGAAGACACATCTGGTATATCTATGTTCCGGTAATGTCCCTGAATATTTTATTCTTAGTGTTACTCAAAATTTTTTATAAAAAGATATTTAATATTGAAAACATAAGAAAATATCTTTTTATTTTTCTGTTAATACAGTTTGTGTTTATTCAGAGTGGAAATTTCATTAACTACTTTTATCCTCCTCCAAAACAGGAAATGGTTCCCGCACCTGAACGAGCAAGGTCGGATGTAAAAAAAGAGGGCATTACTGTAAAAACATCAAGCGATAACACCGATTATTTTTCAGGTTCAATCATTATTCTTTGTTTTTATATAGTGTTTTTCAGGTTTACAAGAAATGAATACCTGATACTTTATTCAATTGCGGCGCTTGGTCCTTTGATTTTAGATTTAATTTTTTACCGGAGCCTTGATGTTGATGAGCTTGTTCCGGGTGTTTCTATTACGGCAATGTTTCTTGTGATTTCAATTTTAGTTGAGCGTAAAAGATACAGGGACTTCAGTAACGAATTTGATTACCAGCATAAGAAAAATTTTGAAACAATCCGCATGCGGAAAGAGCTTGCGTCCGCAAGGGAAATTCAACTTTCAATGCTTCCGCGGAATAATCATAAAACAAATGAATTTGAAATTGCAGGAATCTCGATTCCTGCAACGGAAGTAGGCGGAGATTATTTTGATTATTTTGAAATTTCAGATACAAAAATTGGTTTGTTCATTTGTGACGTATCAGGACACGGTGTTGCCAGCGGACTTTTGCTTTCAGGACTGCGAAGCTGTATGCATATGATTCTGGAAGATACATCGGAACCACGTGTCGTTATGGAAAAATTAAATCGTATGATGCGCAAAACACAGAATAGAAAAATGTTTGTTACTGCGGTGTTCGCAGTTATTGACATCGCAAATAATAAATGCGAGATTTTCAATGCGGGCCATCTGCCGCCATATAAAATTTCCGGAACGACCAATGAGATTTTTAAGATTAAAAAACACAGCATAACACTCGGAGCTATGGATTCAATTTTTGAAAATGGTGCTGATAAGGAAGTAAAGTTTGATTTTAATAAAAATGATAAATTGATTTTATATACTGATGGTGTTAATGAAGCAATGAATACTCAAAAAAATGAATATGGGTTTGATAATATTGAAAAAATTCTTTACGCAAATACCGATAAGTCTGCAAATCAACTTCTTAACATTCTCACTAAAGATGTTGAAAGATTCACTGATGGCAGTATTCAAAGAGATGACTTAACAATTTTAATAATCGGAAGAAACTAA
- a CDS encoding oxidative damage protection protein, with translation MAQQVRLVNCIKLNKELPGLPSPPIPGELGQKVYENVSKEAFNMFLEHFKMIVNEYRLDLSSPATDKVFEDQMREFFFGEGIKLPDEYVPPAQT, from the coding sequence ATGGCACAACAAGTAAGATTAGTAAATTGCATTAAGCTTAATAAGGAATTACCCGGACTTCCGAGTCCACCCATTCCCGGTGAGCTTGGACAAAAAGTTTATGAAAATGTTTCGAAAGAAGCGTTCAATATGTTTCTTGAACATTTCAAGATGATTGTAAATGAATATCGTTTAGACCTCAGCTCGCCTGCAACTGACAAAGTTTTTGAAGACCAGATGAGAGAATTCTTTTTTGGAGAGGGTATCAAGCTTCCGGATGAATACGTTCCTCCTGCACAAACATAA
- a CDS encoding bifunctional UDP-sugar hydrolase/5'-nucleotidase, whose translation MKKIIFSFFIFLFSGGVLFAQDDAVVKEVQVLHWNDFHARNTSYSINKKDSAGNTYSVIIGGTANLLGYINKYRDGKTILLNGGDDFQGSPISTITKGRSQIELLNLYGLDAFVLGNHEFDYGENNLDSALMNANFDYLSANVWFTPQNKTFGKSYVIKEINGVKIGIIGLTALDLKTLVLPSGVDEIEMLNVDSVVSVNIHALKNQNCDLIFLLTHIGKENDQKLAEKFYGDLDVIVGGHSHTPLFKPVIQNGVIIVQAGSYGRWLGKLNLNVDITKDTILSYKGNLVETLLDSSIYNMHAAALVDDMLREIEPALKRVIGTLQSEWKQSYSSESNIGQWEADVVRAKTNSDIAVLNSGGIRKGLSQGNITVGDIWEINPFGNTITIFGVSGKTLKEMIRNNIKQRVIEIDQVGSSDMLVASGMEIVYDSKKVLNKEDDFIISITVNGENIDENKTYQLATNNYMAGQFKKYFGDVSQEIVITDTNIIDRDMFIEAVEEQNTINSVLEKRIIDVSNQDSN comes from the coding sequence ATGAAAAAAATTATTTTCTCATTTTTTATATTTTTGTTTTCAGGAGGAGTCCTGTTTGCGCAGGATGATGCCGTTGTAAAAGAAGTTCAGGTCCTTCATTGGAATGATTTTCATGCACGAAATACGTCATACAGCATCAACAAAAAAGATAGCGCCGGAAATACTTATTCTGTTATAATCGGAGGCACCGCAAATCTTCTCGGATACATAAACAAATACAGAGACGGAAAAACAATTTTGTTAAATGGCGGCGATGATTTTCAGGGATCGCCGATTTCGACAATCACAAAAGGACGATCGCAAATTGAGCTTCTGAACTTATATGGTCTTGATGCGTTTGTTCTCGGCAATCATGAGTTTGATTACGGAGAAAACAATCTTGACTCTGCCCTAATGAATGCAAACTTTGATTATCTTTCTGCTAACGTTTGGTTCACTCCGCAAAACAAAACTTTCGGGAAGTCATATGTTATTAAGGAAATTAATGGAGTAAAAATCGGAATTATAGGACTTACTGCACTTGATTTGAAAACACTCGTGCTTCCCTCCGGTGTGGATGAAATTGAAATGCTGAACGTTGATTCCGTTGTTTCTGTAAATATTCATGCGTTAAAAAATCAAAACTGTGATTTAATTTTCCTGCTTACGCACATCGGAAAAGAGAACGACCAGAAGCTTGCAGAAAAATTTTATGGCGATTTGGATGTGATTGTCGGAGGACATTCACATACACCGCTTTTCAAACCTGTTATACAAAACGGAGTTATCATTGTTCAGGCGGGTTCTTACGGCAGATGGCTTGGAAAGCTGAATTTAAATGTTGACATAACAAAAGATACTATTTTAAGTTATAAAGGAAATTTAGTTGAGACTTTATTGGACTCATCCATATACAATATGCATGCAGCTGCGTTGGTTGATGATATGCTAAGAGAGATAGAACCTGCGCTTAAAAGAGTTATAGGAACATTGCAAAGTGAATGGAAACAATCGTATAGCTCTGAAAGCAACATAGGACAGTGGGAAGCCGACGTTGTCCGTGCAAAAACAAACTCCGATATTGCTGTTTTGAATTCAGGCGGAATAAGAAAAGGCTTATCGCAGGGAAATATTACGGTTGGTGATATTTGGGAAATAAATCCATTTGGAAATACAATAACAATATTCGGTGTTTCCGGCAAAACACTAAAGGAAATGATTCGTAATAATATTAAGCAGAGAGTTATTGAAATTGACCAGGTAGGTTCAAGTGATATGCTGGTTGCTTCGGGTATGGAGATAGTTTATGATTCTAAAAAAGTTCTGAACAAAGAAGATGATTTTATCATTAGCATAACCGTTAATGGTGAGAATATTGATGAAAATAAAACATATCAATTAGCAACAAATAATTATATGGCTGGACAGTTTAAAAAATATTTCGGAGACGTTTCACAGGAAATTGTTATTACGGATACGAACATAATAGACAGGGATATGTTTATTGAAGCAGTTGAAGAACAAAATACGATAAATTCAGTCTTAGAAAAAAGAATAATTGACGTTTCAAATCAAGATTCAAATTAG
- a CDS encoding T9SS type A sorting domain-containing protein: MKKLLALIILILTSNIASAGDPGATVGWSALGTGLNGEVKAITYYNGNLIAAGSFTMAGGLSANRIAMWNGASWSPLGQGVSGTVYALQVYNGNLYVGGLFTSAGGVTYTSYIARWNGASWSAVGTGLNDEVTSFAVFNGELIAGGKFNVGSSYNIARWNGTSWMPMGSGTNEDVNALTLWGDTLIAAGRFSTAGGGSASKIAKWYNGYWFPINNATFNDEIFSVGVFNDLLYAGGKFTIGTGVQSNYLVCFYGGNWVKVGNGVEDRIYSILYYGHSMVVGGQHKFSYNTIAPDSVYVNRISVFDGLKWSGFYTGMNDKVNAVIEGPDGSLIAAGEFTTAGGRVANRIAIWDTLSQVSISGTIRFRGSNLPVQGGYVKAVRVDLNTRQALVVDSTNITSSGNYTLNKVRRNDTVDVIAFPEDIIEQDFTPTYYPSTPYWQGATRLYVSGNLTDINILVDTANAVSATGSVTGQVILNYTPPGFIGTGLGLDFKSSAIVYAKMGGVFRNFGITDNYQIYSVTSLPAGSYEMIANRLGYTSDTVIVNVPAGGTVNNINFNLKPLDNPVGIDPGGIEIVKDFKLNQNYPNPFNPETTIEFTLDKPGFVSLKIYNILGKEIASFYNERLNEGNHMLKWNAGSHSSGVYYYKLSFNGVEQTKSMVLIK; this comes from the coding sequence ATGAAAAAATTATTAGCACTTATAATATTAATACTTACAAGTAATATAGCATCAGCCGGTGACCCGGGCGCAACAGTGGGATGGAGCGCGCTTGGAACGGGTTTAAACGGGGAAGTAAAAGCCATAACTTATTATAATGGCAATCTTATCGCTGCAGGTTCTTTTACTATGGCAGGGGGTCTGTCTGCTAACCGCATAGCGATGTGGAATGGAGCAAGCTGGTCACCTCTCGGACAAGGTGTAAGCGGAACGGTTTATGCTCTGCAGGTATATAACGGTAATTTGTATGTTGGCGGTTTATTTACCTCTGCAGGCGGAGTTACATATACTTCATACATTGCAAGATGGAACGGAGCAAGCTGGTCTGCAGTCGGAACGGGTTTAAATGATGAAGTTACTTCTTTTGCCGTGTTTAACGGTGAGCTTATAGCGGGCGGAAAGTTTAACGTGGGTTCAAGCTATAACATTGCCAGATGGAACGGAACATCCTGGATGCCGATGGGTTCAGGGACAAATGAAGATGTGAATGCGTTAACACTATGGGGAGATACACTTATTGCTGCGGGAAGATTCAGTACTGCAGGCGGAGGCTCTGCAAGTAAAATAGCAAAATGGTATAATGGATACTGGTTTCCAATAAATAATGCAACATTTAACGATGAAATTTTTTCGGTAGGTGTTTTTAATGATTTGCTTTATGCAGGCGGTAAGTTTACGATAGGCACAGGTGTTCAGTCAAATTATCTTGTTTGTTTTTATGGAGGCAACTGGGTAAAGGTTGGAAATGGTGTTGAAGACAGAATATATTCGATTCTTTATTATGGACACAGTATGGTTGTCGGTGGACAGCATAAGTTTTCATATAACACAATTGCTCCTGATTCGGTTTATGTGAACAGAATCTCTGTGTTTGATGGTTTGAAGTGGTCAGGGTTTTATACGGGAATGAATGATAAGGTTAATGCCGTCATTGAAGGACCTGACGGTTCGCTTATTGCCGCAGGGGAATTCACAACGGCTGGGGGAAGAGTCGCGAACCGCATAGCAATCTGGGATACTTTATCGCAGGTTTCAATTTCCGGAACAATCAGATTCAGAGGAAGCAATCTTCCTGTTCAGGGCGGCTATGTTAAAGCGGTTAGGGTTGATTTAAATACAAGGCAGGCATTAGTTGTTGATTCAACAAATATTACCTCAAGCGGTAATTATACTTTGAATAAAGTAAGAAGAAATGATACCGTTGACGTTATTGCATTTCCTGAGGATATTATTGAACAAGATTTCACACCCACATATTATCCATCAACTCCATATTGGCAAGGAGCAACACGGCTCTATGTCAGCGGGAATTTAACTGATATTAATATACTTGTAGATACAGCAAATGCTGTTTCAGCAACGGGAAGTGTAACGGGTCAGGTAATCCTAAATTATACACCTCCGGGATTTATCGGAACAGGTCTTGGTCTGGATTTCAAGTCATCTGCAATCGTTTATGCAAAGATGGGCGGAGTATTCAGGAATTTTGGAATCACAGATAATTATCAGATATATAGCGTTACATCACTTCCTGCGGGCAGTTATGAAATGATTGCAAACAGATTGGGTTATACATCGGATACAGTTATAGTAAATGTTCCTGCGGGCGGAACGGTGAATAATATTAATTTTAATTTAAAGCCGCTTGATAATCCTGTGGGAATTGATCCGGGCGGAATTGAAATAGTAAAAGATTTCAAACTTAATCAAAATTATCCGAATCCGTTTAATCCCGAAACCACTATCGAGTTCACACTCGATAAGCCGGGATTCGTTAGCTTAAAAATTTATAACATACTCGGAAAAGAAATAGCTTCATTTTATAATGAAAGATTAAATGAAGGCAATCATATGTTAAAATGGAATGCCGGAAGCCACAGCTCGGGAGTATATTATTATAAGCTTTCATTCAACGGAGTTGAGCAAACCAAATCAATGGTATTGATAAAATAA
- a CDS encoding helix-turn-helix domain-containing protein — protein sequence MKELIKNLEFLGFTNYESKVFLVLMKGHNMTAAEIAEEAGIPRTSVYDILKIFSEKGYCNELETPTKLRYEAIDPEVIEGKIENEITQSSNKRLKTLKTVFEEVRATYKASMPSENKVDVELIKGFNKYRPLKFIDLIKESKKEIMLMNRLEGHVSTGLDNEVKKFFKRGGIFRSIYESTTNFKLIVQGEIVKASKEYLLELCEEFVKQGEQIKLSRKIPQNMAIFDRQIVFVSLVDETISKNNRTDMIIRNKDYADYAIEIFENYWNKSMTIDEYKKAKN from the coding sequence ATGAAAGAATTAATTAAAAACTTAGAGTTCCTTGGTTTCACCAATTACGAGTCAAAAGTGTTTTTGGTGCTGATGAAGGGACACAACATGACGGCTGCCGAAATAGCCGAAGAAGCGGGAATCCCCCGGACTTCCGTTTATGACATCCTGAAAATATTTTCAGAGAAAGGATACTGCAACGAGTTAGAAACCCCTACTAAATTAAGATACGAAGCTATTGACCCTGAAGTAATAGAAGGGAAGATAGAAAATGAAATAACACAATCTTCGAACAAACGTCTGAAAACTTTAAAAACAGTCTTCGAAGAAGTGCGCGCTACATATAAAGCCAGCATGCCAAGCGAAAACAAAGTTGACGTCGAGCTCATAAAAGGATTTAATAAATATAGACCGTTAAAGTTTATAGATTTAATAAAAGAATCCAAAAAAGAAATAATGTTAATGAATAGATTGGAAGGTCATGTTTCCACAGGTTTAGACAATGAGGTTAAGAAATTTTTTAAAAGGGGTGGAATATTTAGATCTATTTATGAGAGCACAACTAATTTTAAGCTTATAGTTCAGGGTGAAATTGTGAAAGCTTCTAAAGAATATTTATTAGAATTATGTGAAGAGTTTGTGAAACAAGGAGAACAAATAAAACTTTCGCGAAAAATTCCACAAAATATGGCAATTTTTGACAGACAAATAGTATTTGTAAGCTTGGTTGATGAAACTATTTCAAAAAATAACCGCACTGATATGATAATACGAAATAAAGATTATGCAGATTACGCAATTGAGATATTTGAAAACTACTGGAACAAATCAATGACTATTGACGAATATAAAAAAGCAAAAAATTAA
- a CDS encoding DUF1343 domain-containing protein: protein MKQTLVKIFLFFLLILLVVSFGNDKQTIAHQKPASTFRLGNENLLSENIALISGKNVGIVTNNSGILSDGTLLVDAMLQLNKEKINVTKIFSPEHGFRGDDNDNNHIDSKTGIEIVTLYGNKKKPSSSDLSNVDVLVYDIQDVGTRFYTFINTMYYCMEAAIENNKQIVICDRPIIQNPEYIDGFMLSPDIKSFVGMLPISAVYGLTCGELANYLNTVELSGKCNLQISKMSGYSRTTEYTSLNLAWVKPSPSMYFPSTAVAYAGTCLLEGTNFAEGRGTDKPFEYVGAPYCDGNVLKTEMDSYGFAGVEFTAIEFTPTSITSPSNPPKFVGEKCSGIYVNITDKKTAEPFKIGVALLISLNKLFPKFKIRDDKFLDKLSGTRELRKMILDGKDLSYIISTFQTPLSEYKSSISSFFLY from the coding sequence ATGAAGCAAACTCTCGTTAAAATATTTTTATTTTTTTTATTAATTCTTCTTGTTGTTTCGTTTGGAAACGATAAGCAAACTATTGCACATCAAAAACCTGCAAGCACATTTAGGCTTGGTAATGAGAATTTGCTTTCTGAAAATATTGCTTTGATTTCAGGCAAGAATGTTGGCATTGTAACCAATAATAGTGGCATTTTATCCGACGGGACGTTGCTTGTCGATGCAATGCTTCAGCTTAATAAAGAGAAAATCAACGTAACAAAAATTTTCAGCCCCGAGCATGGTTTCCGCGGCGATGACAATGATAACAATCACATAGATTCAAAAACGGGAATTGAAATTGTAACCCTCTACGGCAACAAAAAGAAACCCTCATCAAGCGATTTATCAAATGTTGATGTTCTTGTTTATGACATTCAGGATGTCGGCACAAGATTTTATACTTTCATAAACACGATGTATTACTGTATGGAAGCCGCTATTGAGAATAATAAGCAAATTGTTATCTGTGACAGACCAATAATCCAGAATCCGGAATACATCGATGGGTTCATGCTTTCCCCGGATATAAAATCATTTGTCGGAATGCTTCCTATTTCTGCTGTTTATGGTTTAACCTGCGGAGAGCTTGCGAATTATCTTAATACGGTTGAGCTTAGTGGTAAATGCAATTTGCAGATTTCAAAGATGAGTGGATACTCACGCACAACCGAGTACACTTCACTCAACTTAGCATGGGTTAAGCCGTCCCCGAGTATGTATTTCCCTTCCACTGCGGTTGCGTATGCAGGAACCTGCCTACTCGAAGGAACAAACTTTGCCGAAGGACGCGGAACCGACAAGCCGTTTGAATATGTCGGCGCTCCATATTGTGATGGTAATGTTTTGAAAACGGAAATGGACTCTTATGGATTTGCGGGAGTTGAGTTCACTGCAATCGAGTTCACTCCGACTTCGATAACAAGTCCATCTAATCCACCGAAGTTTGTCGGTGAAAAATGTTCAGGAATTTATGTTAACATTACCGATAAAAAAACTGCCGAACCGTTTAAAATTGGAGTTGCGCTTTTAATTTCTCTCAACAAACTTTTCCCAAAATTCAAAATCCGCGACGATAAATTTCTAGATAAGCTTTCCGGCACCCGCGAGTTAAGAAAAATGATACTCGATGGAAAAGATTTAAGTTATATAATTTCAACCTTTCAAACACCGCTTTCAGAATATAAATCAAGTATTTCTTCATTTTTTTTATATTAA
- a CDS encoding leucyl aminopeptidase, with product MEFQYTKTPANTTADAYVYFLFKDEELLRKKLNVIQKDLGIRFDSNALNDFKGKDTQVSVYYVDGKRIILSGLGKKEKYNLEVLRNSTARAAKYAEGIKLSSIAVEIFKVSGKVEDVIAAETESIILGLYKFNKYKKDKNEENGDSKKEITSVIFFGDAGQPNKINKVIADAQAIAEATAFTRDLGNEPSNVMYPEEFAKIVAAEGKKGNFEVKILNKAEITKLKMGGILGVAQGSMREPRLAVLKYNGGRAKDNPIVIVGKGVTFDTGGISIKPSPGMENMKMDMNGGAAVAGIFKALGQLKLKVNVIGLIPMVENMPDGSAFKPGDILTAYNGMTIEVQNTDAEGRLILADALAYADQFQPKYIIDMATLTGAALIALGNTATIAVTNDDSLYKKLERAGKETHERLWQLPSWDDYDKLIDSDVADVCNIGAGRVAGSIVAGMFLKRFVNNNNWCHLDIAGTGMAPKQMSEYVPKYSTGVGVRLLTRFLMDEANSR from the coding sequence ATGGAATTTCAATATACAAAAACCCCCGCTAATACCACTGCCGATGCTTATGTATATTTTTTGTTCAAAGATGAAGAATTGCTCAGAAAAAAATTAAATGTCATTCAAAAAGACTTAGGAATAAGATTTGATTCAAATGCGCTGAATGATTTTAAGGGAAAAGATACTCAGGTTTCTGTTTATTATGTAGATGGCAAAAGAATAATTCTTTCGGGTCTCGGAAAAAAAGAAAAATACAATCTTGAAGTTTTAAGAAACTCAACAGCCCGCGCTGCCAAGTATGCTGAAGGAATAAAGCTTTCGAGCATTGCCGTTGAAATTTTTAAAGTATCGGGAAAAGTTGAGGATGTTATTGCAGCTGAAACAGAATCAATCATTCTTGGTTTGTACAAATTCAACAAATACAAAAAAGACAAGAACGAAGAAAACGGAGACAGTAAAAAAGAAATTACTTCAGTGATTTTTTTTGGTGATGCAGGTCAGCCGAATAAAATAAATAAAGTCATTGCCGATGCGCAGGCAATTGCCGAAGCAACTGCTTTCACAAGAGACTTAGGCAATGAGCCGTCTAATGTTATGTATCCTGAAGAATTTGCAAAAATCGTTGCTGCCGAAGGAAAGAAAGGAAATTTTGAAGTTAAGATTTTAAATAAAGCTGAGATCACGAAGCTCAAGATGGGAGGAATACTTGGTGTTGCTCAGGGAAGCATGCGCGAACCGCGTCTTGCAGTTTTGAAATACAACGGCGGCAGAGCAAAAGATAATCCTATTGTGATTGTCGGTAAAGGGGTTACTTTTGATACCGGTGGTATTTCTATTAAACCATCTCCGGGAATGGAAAACATGAAAATGGATATGAACGGCGGAGCAGCGGTTGCAGGAATTTTCAAAGCGCTCGGTCAGCTTAAGTTGAAAGTTAATGTCATCGGTTTGATTCCTATGGTTGAAAATATGCCTGACGGCAGCGCATTTAAACCGGGTGATATTTTGACTGCCTATAATGGAATGACAATCGAAGTGCAGAATACGGATGCAGAGGGAAGATTAATCCTCGCTGATGCGCTTGCCTATGCAGATCAGTTTCAGCCGAAATATATAATCGATATGGCAACGCTTACAGGCGCAGCATTGATTGCTCTTGGTAATACTGCAACCATTGCAGTTACAAATGATGATTCTCTTTATAAAAAACTTGAGCGCGCAGGAAAAGAAACTCACGAAAGATTATGGCAGCTACCGAGCTGGGATGATTATGATAAGCTCATAGATTCTGATGTCGCAGATGTCTGCAATATCGGCGCGGGAAGAGTTGCCGGCTCAATAGTTGCAGGAATGTTCCTCAAACGTTTTGTTAATAACAATAACTGGTGTCACCTCGACATTGCAGGAACGGGAATGGCTCCTAAACAGATGTCTGAATATGTACCAAAATATTCAACCGGTGTAGGTGTCAGACTTCTTACAAGATTTTTAATGGATGAAGCAAACTCTCGTTAA